A DNA window from uncultured Methanoregula sp. contains the following coding sequences:
- a CDS encoding DUF63 family protein produces the protein MISDFIYKYYIDPIRYEQPYNAVETITYALILIAAVYLIYRWFKKSEFPLDGPFVLATIPYIILGGVLRVVQDTHMIQSDLQFAIVTPFIYFVIFFYTFGMLLLSRFLEKQGFCDTYLKLYAGIGIFSVFCVSLVLVAWGMTHTRIDLFVLAIIPLMATAATAAVFLFMRYVLRWEYVSDPLYITLLFGQLLDASATSYGIDLHPSIHYIEQHVVGSALIDWAHTAFVMFPLKLVVLFPAIYIMQIYRKEANPAFWHLVLLAMIIVGMAPGVRDMVRMVLYV, from the coding sequence ATGATTAGTGATTTCATCTACAAATACTACATCGATCCCATACGATACGAGCAACCCTATAATGCAGTAGAGACGATCACCTATGCACTCATTCTGATAGCAGCGGTCTATCTCATCTACCGTTGGTTTAAGAAATCGGAGTTCCCTCTCGACGGGCCGTTCGTGCTTGCAACCATCCCGTACATCATCCTTGGGGGGGTTCTGCGGGTAGTCCAGGACACCCACATGATCCAGTCGGATCTCCAGTTCGCGATAGTCACCCCGTTCATCTACTTCGTCATCTTCTTCTATACCTTCGGGATGCTTCTTCTCTCCCGGTTCCTGGAAAAGCAGGGATTCTGCGATACGTATCTCAAACTTTATGCCGGGATTGGTATCTTCTCGGTCTTCTGTGTCTCGCTCGTCCTGGTTGCTTGGGGAATGACCCATACGCGGATCGACCTGTTCGTCCTTGCCATCATCCCGCTGATGGCCACCGCCGCAACCGCCGCAGTCTTTTTGTTCATGCGGTACGTGCTGCGCTGGGAGTACGTCAGCGATCCGCTCTATATCACGCTCCTCTTCGGGCAACTGCTGGATGCCAGTGCCACCAGCTACGGCATCGACCTGCACCCGTCCATCCACTATATCGAGCAGCATGTCGTGGGATCGGCGCTCATCGACTGGGCGCATACGGCGTTTGTGATGTTCCCCCTGAAACTTGTTGTTCTCTTCCCGGCGATCTACATCATGCAGATCTACCGGAAGGAAGCTAATCCTGCATTCTGGCATCTCGTACTGCTCGCGATGATCATTGTCGGCATGGCCCCGGGGGTCCGGGACATGGTGCGGATGGTCCTGTATGTCTAA
- a CDS encoding stage II sporulation protein M has translation MSNAPLTNAIIIILLLFCTTLTVGWVGSSQNPAIGQDLLKLFQKEVAGQMSVDNAPDLCAKLFFNNLEACIFLFLGGASFGILTIFVMSLNGIVIGAIMEIIHQDHSPLFVAAALVPHGIFEIPAFILSGALGLLLAQALIAEWYGGPDTEGDARRYARLFLLYVLPLVFVAACVEAFITPVVIHLVA, from the coding sequence ATGTCTAATGCGCCCCTGACCAATGCCATCATCATAATTCTCCTCCTTTTCTGTACAACGCTCACGGTCGGCTGGGTGGGATCTTCCCAGAACCCGGCCATCGGCCAGGATCTCCTGAAACTGTTCCAGAAGGAGGTAGCCGGCCAGATGTCGGTGGATAATGCTCCCGATCTCTGTGCCAAGCTCTTCTTCAACAATCTTGAAGCCTGCATCTTCCTCTTCCTTGGCGGGGCATCCTTTGGCATCCTCACCATCTTTGTCATGAGCCTCAACGGGATCGTGATAGGCGCAATCATGGAGATAATCCACCAGGATCACAGCCCGCTCTTTGTTGCTGCTGCCCTCGTCCCCCACGGGATATTCGAGATTCCGGCATTCATCCTCTCCGGAGCCCTCGGTCTCCTCCTTGCCCAGGCGCTTATCGCGGAATGGTATGGCGGACCGGATACGGAAGGGGATGCCCGCAGGTATGCCCGGCTCTTCCTCCTGTACGTGCTTCCGCTTGTTTTTGTGGCTGCGTGCGTCGAGGCTTTTATTACGCCTGTCGTCATACATCTAGTAGCTTAA
- the proS gene encoding proline--tRNA ligase produces the protein MDDDAGTLPPKQDFSGWFNDILWRAEIMDVRYPVKGLYVWYPYGFAIRKFVYNRLRDLLDRDHEETLFPLLIPEQEFMKEAEHIKGFEDEVYWVTHGGTTPLDVKLALRPTSETAIYPMYALWLRSHADLPMKYYQIVNTFRYETKQTRPLIRLREITSFMESHTVHATWDEAEAQVEYEIGLTREFYNGFCIPIIISKRPDWDKFPGADYTIAVDAIMPNGKTLQIGTVHHLGTHFSKTFAINYEDKEGVQQLANQTCYGISERSIAALISLHGDDKGLILPPAAAPVQAIIVPITIGKRHEDVLAAAKKLESDLKAAGFRVKMDTRDMRPGAKYYWWELRGVPVRLELGPRDLDAGKVMAVKRTGEKVSLDLATISDGVNRVLVEVTEAIRTRAEEHTKSHLCSVETMESLNNALNEGKVAVVHWCREKGCGEVIEEKANSSILGTEVRSPYIPTTDGKCIVCGKPGKATLVGRTY, from the coding sequence ATGGATGATGACGCAGGCACCCTGCCGCCCAAGCAGGATTTTTCCGGATGGTTTAATGATATTCTCTGGCGGGCAGAGATCATGGATGTCCGCTACCCGGTCAAGGGTCTCTACGTCTGGTATCCCTACGGGTTTGCGATCCGGAAGTTTGTGTACAACCGGCTCCGCGATCTCCTCGACCGGGATCACGAGGAGACGCTCTTCCCGCTCCTCATCCCCGAGCAGGAGTTCATGAAGGAGGCCGAGCACATCAAGGGGTTCGAGGACGAGGTTTACTGGGTTACCCACGGCGGTACAACCCCTCTTGATGTCAAGCTTGCGCTGCGGCCCACGAGCGAGACCGCCATCTACCCGATGTACGCCCTCTGGCTCCGCTCGCATGCAGACCTGCCGATGAAGTACTACCAGATCGTCAACACCTTCCGGTACGAGACCAAGCAGACCCGGCCCCTGATCCGGCTCCGCGAGATCACCTCGTTCATGGAGTCCCACACGGTCCATGCAACCTGGGACGAGGCGGAAGCCCAGGTGGAGTACGAGATCGGGCTCACCCGCGAGTTTTACAACGGCTTCTGCATCCCGATCATCATCTCCAAAAGGCCCGACTGGGACAAGTTCCCCGGAGCAGATTACACAATCGCGGTGGACGCAATCATGCCCAATGGCAAGACCCTCCAGATCGGCACGGTCCACCACCTCGGCACGCACTTCTCGAAGACATTTGCGATCAATTACGAGGACAAGGAAGGCGTCCAGCAGCTCGCAAACCAGACCTGCTACGGCATCTCGGAGCGATCCATTGCTGCGCTCATCAGCCTGCATGGCGATGACAAGGGACTCATCCTCCCGCCGGCAGCCGCCCCGGTCCAGGCAATAATTGTCCCGATCACGATCGGGAAACGGCATGAGGACGTGCTCGCTGCCGCAAAGAAGCTGGAATCGGATCTCAAAGCAGCCGGGTTCCGGGTGAAGATGGACACCCGCGACATGCGTCCCGGTGCCAAATATTACTGGTGGGAGCTTCGCGGCGTCCCGGTCCGGCTCGAACTGGGGCCCAGGGATCTCGATGCAGGAAAAGTCATGGCGGTCAAGAGGACGGGCGAGAAAGTATCGCTTGATCTTGCAACCATCAGCGACGGGGTAAACCGGGTGCTCGTCGAGGTCACGGAAGCAATCCGCACCAGGGCCGAGGAGCACACGAAGTCCCATCTCTGCTCAGTGGAGACTATGGAATCTCTCAATAATGCCCTCAACGAGGGAAAAGTCGCTGTTGTCCACTGGTGCAGGGAGAAAGGCTGCGGTGAAGTCATCGAGGAGAAGGCCAACTCCAGCATCCTCGGGACCGAAGTGCGGTCACCCTATATCCCCACCACCGACGGGAAGTGCATTGTCTGCGGGAAACCCGGCAAGGCAACCCTTGTGGGAAGGACCTACTGA
- a CDS encoding response regulator, whose protein sequence is MTEAPPRIFIVEDEAIVASDIKETLISLGYRVEGIAKTGESAVEKVSELLPDLVLMDIHLAGKMDGIEASGRIHEEQNIPVIFLTAYADKALLDRAKKTEPYGYIIKPYDERGIQSAIEMALYKYRMERRIRENEETTRAMVNATRDYLYLIGTDGRFLMANEALSEVAGATPDELQKTSAYDLVGKNILTPKMACWQLNPMGEKRLVFEEQLNRSWYDVTIYPVYDRKGGVEKYAVSVRNITTRKQAEDQVRSNAEYFRAIIEEASEIVVLLNQNGSFSQQSPSFNAALGYREDDEPKKSFFDYLVMSDWQQAKQIFSEVLVHPGMAKPVRLKFETSDRGICTIRGILSNLSDNPFVGKVVLNGWVE, encoded by the coding sequence ATGACGGAAGCACCACCGAGGATTTTCATTGTCGAAGATGAGGCAATCGTGGCCAGTGATATAAAAGAGACCCTCATCAGTCTCGGGTACAGGGTGGAAGGCATTGCAAAGACCGGTGAATCCGCAGTTGAGAAAGTATCAGAGCTCCTCCCGGATCTCGTCCTCATGGACATCCATCTCGCCGGAAAGATGGATGGCATAGAAGCTTCAGGAAGGATTCATGAAGAGCAGAATATTCCTGTCATCTTCCTGACGGCCTATGCCGACAAGGCACTTCTCGACCGGGCAAAAAAGACGGAGCCTTACGGGTATATTATCAAACCCTACGATGAACGGGGGATCCAATCAGCCATAGAGATGGCCCTCTACAAGTATCGTATGGAGCGGCGGATCAGGGAGAACGAGGAGACCACCCGGGCAATGGTGAACGCAACCCGGGATTACCTGTACCTTATCGGCACCGACGGTAGATTCCTGATGGCAAACGAGGCACTGAGCGAGGTTGCAGGAGCGACACCGGACGAGTTACAGAAGACCAGTGCATATGATCTGGTCGGAAAGAACATCCTCACCCCGAAGATGGCCTGCTGGCAGCTGAACCCGATGGGTGAGAAGAGGCTCGTTTTCGAGGAGCAGCTCAACCGGAGCTGGTACGATGTTACGATCTACCCGGTGTACGACAGAAAAGGCGGGGTGGAAAAATATGCCGTCAGCGTCCGGAATATCACAACGAGGAAACAGGCAGAGGACCAGGTGAGGAGCAATGCCGAATATTTCCGGGCCATCATCGAGGAGGCGTCCGAGATCGTTGTCCTGCTCAACCAAAACGGCTCATTCTCGCAGCAGAGCCCGTCCTTCAATGCCGCACTCGGGTATCGGGAAGATGACGAACCAAAAAAGAGTTTCTTCGATTACCTTGTCATGAGTGACTGGCAGCAGGCAAAACAGATCTTTTCTGAAGTTCTGGTCCATCCCGGTATGGCGAAGCCGGTGAGACTGAAATTTGAGACAAGCGACCGGGGCATCTGTACGATCCGGGGGATTCTGAGCAATCTGTCGGACAACCCGTTTGTGGGAAAAGTCGTGCTGAACGGGTGGGTTGAATAA
- a CDS encoding response regulator yields the protein MERPASLFIVEDEAIVANDIKETLKSLGYAVLGIAKSGERALEDVPKTMPDLILMDIHLAGELDGIETAGKINILYNIPVIYLTAYADKALLDRAKITEPYGYVIKPYDERELHSVIEMALYKHRIESEIKKRDAILFAVSSAVEWLLRVSRDDHSGSCELREVNATDIENILEPLGLALDAGSIGIFRTKTDPAGKRTISMIYEWGCPRYHACRYKPELRDFSFAASGLQRWEGILMRGDVISATISTLPEEEKTLFGLLGIQSGVILPIFIRDDLWGFIGFFDLEEKTRSPDEIEALRITANLLGAAMGYR from the coding sequence ATGGAAAGACCGGCATCGTTGTTTATCGTGGAAGATGAAGCCATTGTTGCAAATGATATAAAAGAAACCCTCAAAAGCCTTGGATATGCGGTCCTGGGAATTGCAAAATCCGGGGAACGTGCACTTGAAGATGTGCCCAAAACAATGCCGGACCTGATCCTCATGGACATCCATCTCGCCGGGGAGTTGGATGGGATCGAGACCGCCGGGAAGATCAATATTCTCTACAACATCCCGGTCATCTATCTTACCGCTTATGCGGACAAGGCACTCCTTGACCGGGCAAAAATAACGGAACCTTACGGGTATGTCATCAAACCCTATGACGAGCGCGAACTTCATTCCGTTATCGAGATGGCCCTTTACAAACACCGGATTGAGTCAGAGATAAAAAAGCGGGACGCTATCCTTTTTGCCGTCAGTTCTGCTGTTGAATGGTTGCTCCGGGTCTCGCGGGATGACCATTCGGGGTCCTGCGAACTCCGGGAGGTCAATGCCACCGATATCGAGAATATCCTTGAACCCCTCGGACTTGCCCTGGATGCTGGTTCAATTGGGATTTTCAGGACAAAGACCGACCCGGCCGGCAAAAGAACGATCAGCATGATCTACGAGTGGGGATGTCCCAGATACCATGCCTGCCGTTATAAACCGGAACTCAGGGACTTCAGTTTCGCTGCATCCGGTCTCCAGCGATGGGAAGGCATCCTGATGAGAGGGGACGTCATCTCTGCAACCATCTCGACACTCCCGGAAGAGGAGAAAACGCTGTTTGGTCTCCTTGGAATACAGTCAGGAGTCATCCTCCCCATATTTATCCGGGATGACCTCTGGGGGTTTATCGGGTTCTTCGATCTTGAAGAAAAGACACGGTCTCCGGATGAGATAGAGGCTCTGCGCATAACCGCCAATCTCCTGGGCGCAGCAATGGGATACCGGTAA
- a CDS encoding PAS domain S-box protein, which translates to MVLTNIRSRTLSETWWRIIIITLILGTLGLTIWCLSAGITSIFMHAYYFPIVLLAYRYRWKGFLAAMLLSFAYLILVIMFDTGQTDLFWGAFYRFLAFAGIAAIIAYLSENLAATQDAFIRNRQFQESVIANANIWITVLAPDGTVLVWNDAAVTISGYRKEEVLGKRTIWKQLYPDKEYRKKVTTDIRQVILKDAFLENFETRIRCAEGTEKTIVWNTRGLRDDSGTTTGFIAIGRDVTAQKAAESEAAESSRFLSTVLDTLPMPVFFKDAAGRYLGCNLQFEQYIGIQRKGLIGKTAREIVPQDLADKFTAVDRQISDFPALQHYDTNVLHSDGTSHAILVYKAPFFNNDGSTGGHIGAFLDITERKRMEEALRQSESFNRGIIENLPDYLAVYGLDGNIVYVNPASARALGYEADSLVGTSVLSYVAEEYRDTVRSNMATRLNAGEALPYEIDMITKSGIRRSVMVKAAPIHFRTSPAILLLLVDITERKQAEEALRESEEKYRTLIEKANEAVIIAQDGVFAFTNRSMSRMLGVPAEELNGKPFSDYIYPEDRNFVEARYRKRIAGEDVPDSYDFRILGAGGRTRWVSISAAQILWQGRPATLNMMTDITERKMAEEALRESEHRSARLLEAIPDMMFIISRDGIYRDFHVPDKSGLAMPADRIIGTDIRNSGFLKESVEIILQNMSLAMETKNLQLFEYTLEVPRGLRQYEARMVALNEEDILAIVRDITERKNAEAESRRSKQLFSDIISFLPDPTFVIDREGKVLAWNRAIERISGVTAAEMIGRGDHEYSIWQYGTRRPLLIDLVLHPERDAGRLSYTNIREDGSVITAQNEITRPDGKKTLFFLVASPLFDSQGQIAGAIESMRDITQIKETEAELAQLNANLESIVRKRTLALKEEVGHRIQAEQNVQAALDYTRSVIEANPDLMVVCAKDGTVLDVNTTAESLTGIPREQLIGSPYSRYLMDDTTPKTVLADLHEKGRLEYTVRLIRADGNITPLSVNATLFQGKDTTDMRIIVSAHDITRQQHDEEAIRASLEEKVILLREIHHRVKNNLQIIISLTNLQMRQTDDPGVKRIMAETQNRVRAMSLVHEKLYRSESLSQIDFADYTRFLATQLFSFYSIDTRRVKLDLTMNKIMVDINTAVPLGLIMNELVSNALKHAFPEGRSGTVTISGWREGDRITLSVRDNGVGIPPGFDWRNTESLGLRLITSLVDQVNGTVELESNGGTAFTVTLAKKPDQDGAK; encoded by the coding sequence ATGGTTTTAACAAATATCCGGTCACGTACCCTTTCCGAGACCTGGTGGCGGATCATCATCATAACACTCATCCTTGGGACACTTGGTCTTACAATCTGGTGCCTGTCAGCCGGAATAACCTCCATCTTCATGCACGCGTATTATTTTCCCATCGTTCTCCTGGCATACCGGTATCGCTGGAAAGGTTTTCTCGCTGCAATGCTGCTCTCTTTTGCCTATCTTATCCTGGTGATCATGTTCGATACCGGGCAGACCGATCTCTTCTGGGGAGCGTTTTACCGGTTCCTGGCTTTCGCGGGTATCGCTGCAATAATCGCCTATCTCTCCGAGAATCTGGCAGCTACACAGGATGCGTTCATACGCAACCGGCAGTTCCAGGAGAGCGTGATTGCCAACGCCAATATCTGGATCACCGTCCTTGCACCAGACGGGACCGTTCTTGTCTGGAACGATGCTGCGGTGACGATTAGCGGATACCGGAAAGAGGAAGTTCTGGGAAAAAGAACCATCTGGAAACAGCTCTATCCGGACAAGGAATATCGAAAAAAAGTCACAACGGACATCCGGCAGGTTATCCTGAAGGATGCATTCCTGGAGAATTTTGAGACACGGATCCGGTGCGCTGAGGGGACAGAGAAGACCATTGTCTGGAATACAAGAGGCCTGCGGGATGATTCCGGGACTACTACCGGTTTCATCGCGATCGGGCGCGATGTCACGGCACAGAAAGCCGCTGAGTCCGAAGCCGCTGAAAGCTCACGCTTCCTATCCACCGTGCTGGATACGCTCCCGATGCCGGTCTTCTTCAAAGATGCAGCAGGGAGATACCTTGGCTGCAACCTGCAGTTTGAACAATATATCGGGATCCAACGAAAAGGACTCATAGGAAAAACGGCACGTGAGATCGTTCCCCAGGATCTCGCAGACAAATTCACTGCAGTTGACCGGCAGATATCTGACTTCCCGGCTTTGCAACACTACGACACCAACGTGCTGCATAGCGATGGTACCTCTCATGCTATCCTAGTGTACAAGGCACCGTTTTTCAACAACGATGGCTCGACTGGCGGACACATTGGGGCATTTCTTGATATCACTGAACGCAAGCGGATGGAGGAGGCGCTTCGGCAGAGCGAATCATTCAACCGGGGGATTATAGAGAATCTTCCCGATTATCTGGCCGTTTACGGACTGGACGGAAATATTGTCTATGTGAACCCGGCCTCGGCAAGGGCACTGGGATATGAAGCGGATTCCCTTGTCGGGACATCGGTACTCTCCTATGTTGCAGAAGAGTACCGCGATACGGTAAGATCGAACATGGCAACCCGCCTGAATGCGGGAGAAGCACTGCCCTATGAGATCGATATGATCACAAAGAGTGGGATCCGGAGATCCGTAATGGTGAAAGCTGCTCCCATCCATTTCCGGACCAGTCCTGCGATTCTTCTTCTTCTCGTTGATATAACAGAGCGCAAACAGGCGGAGGAAGCACTGAGGGAGAGCGAGGAAAAATACCGTACCCTGATAGAAAAAGCGAACGAAGCGGTCATCATTGCGCAGGACGGAGTCTTTGCGTTTACCAACAGGAGTATGTCGCGGATGCTGGGAGTGCCGGCTGAAGAACTGAATGGAAAACCATTCTCCGACTACATCTATCCTGAAGACCGCAATTTTGTGGAAGCCCGGTACCGGAAACGGATTGCGGGGGAGGATGTCCCCGACTCCTACGATTTCAGGATCCTCGGGGCGGGTGGCAGGACGCGGTGGGTGTCCATATCCGCAGCCCAGATCCTCTGGCAGGGAAGGCCAGCCACCCTCAACATGATGACGGATATCACTGAGCGCAAAATGGCCGAGGAAGCGTTACGGGAGAGCGAACACCGGAGTGCGAGACTGCTCGAAGCTATTCCCGACATGATGTTCATCATCTCCAGGGACGGGATATACCGGGATTTCCATGTGCCGGATAAATCTGGCCTGGCCATGCCTGCCGACAGGATCATCGGTACAGATATCCGTAACTCCGGTTTTTTGAAAGAATCAGTTGAGATCATCCTGCAGAATATGAGCCTGGCGATGGAGACCAAAAATCTTCAACTCTTCGAATACACACTCGAAGTGCCCCGGGGATTACGGCAGTACGAGGCTCGCATGGTAGCGCTGAATGAGGAGGACATTCTGGCAATAGTGAGGGATATCACCGAGCGTAAAAACGCCGAGGCTGAATCCCGCAGGTCCAAACAGCTCTTCTCCGATATCATCAGTTTCCTGCCCGATCCTACATTCGTGATCGACCGGGAAGGGAAGGTGCTGGCATGGAACCGGGCAATAGAGAGGATCAGCGGGGTGACTGCAGCAGAGATGATCGGGAGGGGCGATCACGAGTACAGTATCTGGCAGTACGGGACACGGCGGCCACTCCTCATCGACCTCGTGCTCCACCCTGAACGGGATGCCGGACGGCTGTCGTATACCAATATCCGCGAGGACGGTTCGGTCATCACCGCCCAGAACGAGATTACCCGTCCTGACGGAAAGAAAACGCTCTTTTTCCTGGTAGCTTCCCCGTTGTTCGATTCTCAGGGACAGATCGCCGGGGCCATCGAGTCCATGCGGGATATCACCCAGATCAAGGAGACGGAAGCAGAACTTGCCCAGCTCAACGCCAACCTCGAGTCGATCGTCAGAAAACGGACTCTTGCACTCAAAGAAGAGGTTGGGCACAGGATCCAGGCTGAGCAGAATGTCCAGGCTGCACTCGATTATACCCGTTCGGTCATAGAGGCCAACCCGGATCTCATGGTGGTATGTGCAAAGGACGGGACGGTGCTGGATGTGAATACCACTGCTGAATCCCTTACAGGAATACCCCGTGAGCAGCTGATCGGAAGTCCGTACTCCCGGTACCTTATGGATGACACGACGCCGAAAACGGTTCTTGCCGATCTCCATGAGAAGGGAAGACTCGAGTATACCGTCAGACTCATAAGAGCAGATGGCAACATAACACCGCTTTCCGTCAACGCCACGCTGTTCCAGGGAAAAGATACAACGGATATGCGAATCATTGTCTCCGCCCACGATATCACCCGCCAGCAACACGACGAGGAAGCGATCCGTGCATCCCTTGAAGAGAAGGTTATCCTGCTGCGGGAGATCCACCACCGGGTGAAGAACAATCTCCAGATCATCATCAGCCTCACCAACCTCCAGATGCGCCAGACCGATGACCCTGGTGTAAAACGTATCATGGCCGAGACCCAGAACCGGGTCCGGGCCATGTCCCTTGTCCACGAGAAACTCTACCGTTCCGAGAGCCTCTCCCAGATCGACTTTGCCGATTACACCCGCTTCCTTGCAACCCAGCTCTTCTCGTTTTATTCGATCGATACCCGCAGGGTGAAGCTGGATCTCACCATGAACAAGATCATGGTCGATATCAATACCGCCGTCCCACTGGGCCTCATCATGAACGAGCTCGTCTCCAATGCCCTCAAGCACGCATTCCCGGAGGGAAGAAGCGGCACAGTCACCATCAGCGGCTGGAGAGAGGGTGATCGGATCACGCTGTCTGTCAGGGATAACGGCGTAGGGATCCCCCCTGGCTTCGACTGGAGGAATACCGAATCCCTTGGCCTCCGGTTGATCACCAGCCTTGTCGACCAGGTGAACGGGACCGTAGAACTGGAGTCGAACGGTGGTACTGCATTTACAGTAACCTTAGCGAAGAAACCTGATCAGGACGGGGCGAAATGA